One window of Magallana gigas chromosome 2, xbMagGiga1.1, whole genome shotgun sequence genomic DNA carries:
- the LOC105326641 gene encoding uncharacterized protein isoform X2, with the protein MTTHKIVMYKCSSDSAALFYQHNVILRNVFDVKVAHILLEEQKGRLLIPFSTLRTMCKLYSTCDRVSEYKEEIQTQCDKKIGDFWAKRPLTDKMISYAIGNVNALIPEVYENQKRLLKKGELDLKFKDRVMETICVNMDPEKITLRTKQREERIGEIINSIDENGNADTKITDFGEESDEILALRRLHIKDAQRKSDSIDRLKTETIEYDLKKIGDKVKEEKSDFVPEIFTFKFLSETQSHHHDEKIIQQATRLKYQIKEIVFADIETKYSMETSLQYLTPWEKDALRNMNANRICESPKVRRRLFFLLTEADMDIKIKQLHRYGNNYRCNEKFYSKIKFIATNASDLPESLRQKARDFVRQHDALGNSNQTR; encoded by the exons gtgATGTATAAATGCTCAAGTGATAGTGCTGCTTTGTTCTATCAGCATAACGTTATTCTTCGGAATGTGTTTGATGTAAag GTTGCACACATTTTACTAGAAGAGCAGAAGGGTCGGTTACTTATTCCATTTTCGACACTGCGTACAATGTGCAAACTATATTCCACTTGTGACAGGGTATCAGAATATAAAGAGGAAATTCAG ACACAGTGTGACAAAAAAATTGGCGATTTTTGGGCGAAACGCCCTTTAACAGATAAAATGATTTCCTATGCAATAGGAAACGTAAACGCTTTGATTCCAGAAGTGTATGAAAATCAGAAACG ACTATTGAAAAAGGGCGAATTggacttaaaatttaaagatagaGTAATGGAGACCATTTGCGTTAATATGGATCCTGAAAAAATAACACTTAGAACAAAGCAACGAGAAGAACGCATTGGGGAAATTATAAATTCAATTGATGAAAATGGTAATGCAGATACTAAGATCACGGACTTTGGAGAGGAAAGCGACGAGATATTAGCCTTGCGAAGACTTCATATTAAAGATGCTCAACGAAAGTCTGATTCTATTGATCGCTTAAAAACTGAGACTATTgaatatgatttgaaaaaaattggcGACAAAGTCAAAGAAGAGAAAAGTGATTTTGTTCCAgaaattttcacttttaaattTCTGTCTGAAACTCAGTCGCATCATCATGATGAAAAGATAATACAACAAGCAACGCGGCTTAAATaccaaataaaagaaattgtttttgcCGACATTGAGACAAAATATTCAATGGAAACAAGTCTTCAATATTTAACACCCTGGGAAAAAGATGCATTAAGAAATATGAATGCGAATAGGATTTGTGAATCTCCAAAGGTTCGTCGtcgtttgttttttcttttaacgGAGGCCGATATGgacataaaaatcaaacaactacATAGGTATGGAAACAACTATCGATGTAATGAAAAGTTTTACAGCAAGATAAAATTCATTGCTACTAACGCATCTGATCTACCGGAATCTTTGCGACAAAAGGCTAGAGACTTTGTACGTCAACACGACGCGCTTGGTAATTCAAATCAAACGCGATAG